One part of the Anaerolineae bacterium genome encodes these proteins:
- a CDS encoding GlsB/YeaQ/YmgE family stress response membrane protein, whose product MIGNLISWIVVGAIAGWLASIVMKTNREQGLITDIIVGVVGGFVGGFVLNLLDVNAGVSGINIQSILVAFIGAVIFLAALRFLRRR is encoded by the coding sequence ATGATTGGTAACCTTATTTCCTGGATCGTCGTCGGCGCAATTGCGGGCTGGCTGGCCAGCATCGTTATGAAAACCAATCGTGAACAGGGCCTGATCACCGACATCATTGTCGGCGTGGTCGGCGGGTTCGTGGGTGGCTTCGTGCTCAATCTGCTGGATGTCAATGCTGGTGTCAGCGGCATTAACATTCAAAGCATCCTGGTCGCCTTCATTGGTGCGGTGATCTTCCTGGCCGCGCTGCGTTTCCTGCGCCGGCGATAG
- a CDS encoding NADH-quinone oxidoreductase subunit N: MFELPTLESLNMGAALPALALVIGTIVLLVIELLLPQRRQWWIAWLALLITLISLGVALVNFDVRGEAFGGMLRADPFASLVNVTVLIAAAIGILLAIDYLKRAQIEHRTEYYLLLLFTTWGMMLMGAANDLIIIFIALELVSIPLYVLSGIRRPDLRSEEAALKYFLLGAFASGFIVFGIALIYGATGSTRLPAIWQAVSAIVEGGSSTVYLLLLGVGLVAVSLSFKVAAVPFHMWTPDVYEGAPTPVTAFMSVGTKTASFAALLRILLVGLPTLVVAEGTRAAWVDALAVMAALTMILGNLAAIWQSNLKRLLAYSSIAHAGYVLVAVAAAGHPGVADRGVQAALLYLLAYTFTNLGAFAVVIAVERNDGSGVELENFTGLGRQHPLLALLMTLFLLSLTGIPLTAGFVGKWYVFLSAVDAGLVWLAVLGVVTSVFGAYYYLRVVVAMFLQEGPATIGMPRLPRSLTVALAIAMLGTLILGVFPDLLAGVSGGVTLALGG; encoded by the coding sequence ATGTTCGAACTGCCAACCTTGGAAAGCCTCAATATGGGCGCGGCGCTCCCGGCGCTGGCGCTGGTGATCGGCACGATCGTATTGCTGGTGATCGAGCTGCTATTGCCGCAGCGACGTCAGTGGTGGATTGCCTGGCTGGCCTTGCTGATCACACTGATCAGCCTGGGGGTCGCTCTGGTCAACTTCGATGTGCGCGGGGAAGCCTTCGGCGGGATGCTCCGCGCTGATCCCTTCGCCAGTCTGGTCAACGTGACCGTCCTGATCGCCGCCGCGATCGGCATCCTGCTGGCGATCGACTATCTCAAGCGCGCTCAGATCGAGCACCGCACGGAATACTACCTGTTGCTGCTGTTCACCACCTGGGGGATGATGTTGATGGGCGCGGCCAACGACCTGATCATCATCTTCATCGCCCTGGAGCTGGTGAGCATCCCCCTGTACGTGCTGAGCGGCATCCGCCGGCCAGACCTGCGGAGCGAAGAAGCGGCGCTGAAGTACTTCCTGCTGGGCGCATTTGCCAGCGGGTTCATCGTCTTCGGCATCGCCCTGATCTATGGCGCGACCGGCTCCACCCGTCTGCCCGCTATCTGGCAGGCGGTGAGCGCGATTGTGGAGGGCGGCTCGTCAACGGTGTACCTGCTGTTGCTGGGCGTGGGGCTGGTTGCCGTCTCGCTGAGCTTCAAGGTGGCCGCCGTGCCCTTCCACATGTGGACGCCAGACGTCTACGAAGGGGCGCCCACACCGGTCACTGCGTTTATGAGCGTGGGAACCAAGACGGCCAGCTTTGCCGCGCTGCTGCGCATCCTGCTGGTGGGATTGCCCACCCTGGTCGTGGCGGAAGGTACACGGGCTGCCTGGGTGGACGCGCTGGCGGTCATGGCGGCACTGACGATGATCCTGGGCAACCTGGCCGCGATCTGGCAGAGCAACCTTAAGCGCCTGCTGGCCTATTCATCCATCGCGCATGCGGGCTATGTGCTGGTAGCGGTGGCGGCGGCAGGGCACCCGGGGGTGGCCGATCGCGGCGTGCAGGCGGCATTGCTTTACCTGCTGGCCTATACCTTCACCAACCTGGGCGCTTTCGCCGTCGTGATTGCCGTGGAGCGCAATGATGGCAGCGGCGTTGAACTGGAAAACTTCACCGGCCTGGGGCGGCAACATCCCCTGCTGGCCCTGCTGATGACCCTCTTCCTGCTCAGCCTGACCGGCATCCCGCTGACGGCGGGCTTTGTCGGGAAGTGGTACGTTTTCCTGAGCGCGGTGGACGCCGGGCTGGTCTGGCTGGCTGTGCTGGGCGTGGTGACCAGCGTGTTCGGGGCGTACTACTATTTGCGGGTGGTGGTGGCCATGTTCCTGCAGGAAGGGCCAGCCACCATCGGGATGCCGCGGCTACCACGCTCGCTGACGGTCGCCCTGGCCATTGCCATGCTGGGAACGTTGATCCTGGGCGTCTTCCCCGATCTGCTGGCCGGGGTATCCGGCGGGGTGACCCTGGCGCTGGGTGGTTGA
- a CDS encoding extracellular solute-binding protein produces MNRTKPVVLLLVVALLLAGVVPALAQATPIDIRMWIAFTDARLDWARQKAAAFNELYPQYNVIIEGYNNYEELFSATALAFEQGNPPAIVQYFEVATQNARDGRLADGTPWFKPISEAIGDRTEINGQPVNFEDIVPAVSNYYTLDGKWTSMPWNTSSAIFYANMNMLEAAGVTELPRTWAEVEAACEKVLAMDNAPKNCITWPNYGWFFEQSVAQQGALLANNGNGREARATEVYLTSDAMMAYVNWWKDMADKGYYVYTGLQRDWDGVNNAFFAQQVAMIVTSSSDVTSITATGKENGFEVKAGFMPYNQEVEYVGNLIGGASLWLTNGLAPEVEEGALTWLLWFTNTENAADWHKFTGYIPIRTSAVEMLEAAGWYEESPNSRVASDQLAAAKATPATAGALIGAFPAIRNEMTAAMEDILINGTDPLVAFTKANENANELLAEYNLLNAPEE; encoded by the coding sequence ATGAATCGCACCAAACCGGTTGTTCTGCTGCTCGTCGTCGCTCTTCTGTTGGCGGGGGTAGTCCCTGCGCTGGCACAGGCGACCCCCATCGATATCCGCATGTGGATCGCCTTCACCGATGCCCGGCTGGATTGGGCGCGGCAGAAGGCTGCCGCCTTCAATGAGCTTTACCCCCAGTACAATGTGATTATCGAGGGCTACAACAACTACGAAGAGCTGTTCAGCGCTACAGCACTGGCCTTCGAGCAGGGCAATCCGCCGGCCATCGTCCAGTACTTTGAAGTTGCCACGCAGAACGCCCGCGACGGCCGCCTGGCGGATGGCACGCCCTGGTTCAAGCCGATCTCCGAGGCGATTGGCGACCGCACCGAGATCAACGGCCAGCCGGTCAACTTTGAGGACATCGTGCCCGCCGTCTCCAACTACTACACCCTGGACGGCAAGTGGACCTCGATGCCCTGGAACACTTCTTCGGCTATCTTCTATGCCAACATGAATATGCTCGAGGCCGCTGGCGTAACCGAACTGCCCAGGACATGGGCTGAGGTCGAGGCTGCCTGCGAGAAAGTCCTGGCCATGGACAATGCGCCCAAGAACTGCATCACCTGGCCGAATTACGGCTGGTTCTTCGAGCAGTCGGTGGCCCAGCAGGGCGCTTTGCTGGCCAACAACGGCAATGGCCGCGAAGCCCGTGCGACCGAGGTCTACCTGACCAGCGACGCCATGATGGCTTACGTCAACTGGTGGAAGGACATGGCCGATAAGGGCTACTACGTCTATACCGGCCTCCAGCGCGACTGGGATGGCGTCAACAACGCTTTCTTTGCCCAGCAGGTCGCCATGATCGTCACCAGCAGCTCCGACGTGACCTCCATCACGGCCACTGGCAAGGAAAATGGTTTTGAAGTCAAGGCCGGCTTTATGCCCTACAACCAGGAAGTCGAGTATGTCGGCAACCTGATCGGCGGCGCCAGCCTGTGGCTGACCAACGGCCTGGCCCCCGAGGTGGAAGAGGGCGCCCTGACCTGGCTGCTGTGGTTCACCAACACGGAAAACGCCGCGGACTGGCACAAGTTCACCGGCTATATCCCGATCCGGACCAGCGCGGTTGAGATGCTTGAGGCTGCTGGCTGGTACGAGGAAAGCCCCAACTCCCGCGTGGCCTCCGACCAGCTGGCCGCCGCCAAGGCTACCCCGGCAACTGCCGGCGCGCTGATCGGCGCCTTCCCGGCCATCCGTAATGAGATGACCGCGGCGATGGAGGATATCCTCATCAACGGCACCGATCCGCTGGTGGCCTTCACCAAGGCGAACGAAAACGCCAATGAGCTGCTGGCGGAGTACAACCTGCTGAACGCGCCTGAGGAGTAA
- a CDS encoding MFS transporter, translating into MTDSEVRTLSPIEREAAYRRNFRLFLVDAIMFTVAMGIIGPSTVIPDFIRRLTDSEVLIGLSSSLFDIGWMLPQLFMARYLVRVARKKWWFAGPNIVVRFAIPVFAVIILLLGAERRGAILLAFLICYGIAAVGDGIVGVPWVDLVGSSLDDHRRARLFGFMTAISGVIMLGVAPLVGLILSERGPGFPGNYALLFGIAGALFLISIVPPLFLKELPSGKATETILPFREYIPQLGRVLRDDRAFRAMIIVRMLSSLFMMGGPFYIGFATVRLGLSSEVAVPTLLAMQTIGTISGALVYAWMGARHNLLYIRLALLLVAVLPASALLARVAGPLPLYAGFFAAGLALSNLFASYLNWIIMHATPEQRPIYTGLFNTVAAVTLLTAPLIGGTLAEAVGYEAVFAVALAMALGAFYVVMHYIPTPRPAPAETEPAPVAGPAG; encoded by the coding sequence ATGACTGACTCTGAGGTGAGGACGCTCTCCCCCATTGAGCGCGAAGCCGCTTATCGGCGCAACTTCCGCCTGTTCCTGGTTGACGCCATCATGTTCACGGTGGCGATGGGCATCATCGGCCCGTCGACGGTCATCCCTGACTTCATCCGCCGCCTGACGGATTCCGAAGTCCTGATCGGCCTTTCCAGCAGCCTGTTCGATATCGGCTGGATGCTGCCGCAGTTATTCATGGCCCGTTACCTGGTGCGCGTGGCGAGGAAGAAGTGGTGGTTCGCCGGGCCAAATATCGTTGTGCGCTTTGCCATCCCGGTCTTTGCCGTGATCATCCTGCTGCTGGGGGCGGAACGGCGCGGGGCAATCCTGCTCGCTTTCCTGATCTGCTATGGTATCGCAGCAGTGGGGGATGGCATTGTCGGCGTCCCGTGGGTGGACCTGGTCGGCAGCAGCCTGGACGACCACCGTCGCGCCCGCCTGTTCGGCTTTATGACGGCCATCTCCGGCGTGATCATGCTTGGCGTCGCCCCGCTGGTTGGCCTGATCCTCAGCGAACGCGGGCCGGGCTTTCCGGGGAACTATGCTCTGCTGTTCGGCATTGCCGGCGCACTCTTTCTGATCTCGATCGTGCCGCCGCTGTTTCTGAAGGAACTGCCCAGCGGCAAGGCGACGGAAACCATCCTCCCCTTCAGGGAGTACATCCCCCAGCTGGGGCGGGTGCTGCGCGATGACCGGGCCTTCCGGGCCATGATCATCGTGCGGATGCTCTCCAGCCTGTTCATGATGGGTGGGCCGTTCTACATTGGTTTTGCCACAGTGCGCCTGGGGCTATCTAGCGAGGTAGCCGTCCCGACGCTGCTGGCTATGCAGACCATCGGGACGATCAGCGGGGCGCTGGTTTATGCCTGGATGGGTGCCCGCCACAACCTGCTCTACATCCGGCTGGCGCTGCTGCTGGTCGCTGTGTTGCCAGCCAGCGCGTTGCTGGCGCGGGTTGCCGGGCCGTTGCCGCTGTATGCAGGATTCTTCGCCGCCGGGCTGGCCCTCAGCAACCTCTTTGCCAGTTATCTGAACTGGATCATCATGCACGCCACGCCGGAACAGCGCCCGATCTACACCGGCCTGTTCAATACTGTGGCGGCGGTGACGCTGCTCACCGCGCCGCTGATCGGCGGCACACTGGCGGAGGCGGTTGGCTACGAGGCGGTTTTCGCCGTTGCCCTGGCGATGGCGCTGGGGGCATTCTACGTGGTGATGCACTACATCCCCACACCGCGCCCGGCCCCCGCTGAAACGGAACCGGCGCCCGTTGCCGGGCCGGCAGGCTAG